A single window of Dermochelys coriacea isolate rDerCor1 chromosome 2, rDerCor1.pri.v4, whole genome shotgun sequence DNA harbors:
- the TSHZ1 gene encoding teashirt homolog 1 isoform X2, giving the protein MPRRKQQAPRRSAAYVPEEELKAAEIDEDRVEDDGLSLDIQESEYLCNEETEIKEAQSYQNSPVSTATNQDAGYGSPFSENSDQLAHFKSTSSQEEKEDHQCTDNASYPQDSLAQIKAVYANLLSESCWSSLALDLKKSSPTTSNNEISQNENTTNCNANTNTHSTSTNTSTSTSNCNTSNSNSGGSGYDWHQAALAKTLQQTSSYGLLPEPSLFSTVQLYRQNNKLYGSVFTGASKFRCKDCSAAYDTLVELTVHMNETGHYRDDNRDKESEKTKRWSKPRKRSLMEMEGKEDAQKVLKCMYCGHSFESLQDLSVHMIKTKHYQKVPLKEPVPAITKLVPSTKKRALQDLASPCSPEPPGITADGALSESAKDQKTANPYVTPNNRYGYQNGASYTWQFEARKAQILKCMECGSSHDTLQQLTAHMMVTGHFLKVTNSASKKGKQLVLDPVVEEKIQSIPLPPTTHTRLPASNIKKHPDSPAGSTNSEEKKDPEKEKVVVTETDKKIKEESEDSTEKFEPTTLYQYLREEDLDDSPKGGIDILKSLENTVTTAISKAQNGAPSWGGYPSIHAAYQLPGTVKSLQPTVQSVQMQPSYASSVKSLSSEHSALVHSPGSLTPPPHKSNVSAMEELVEKVTGKINVKREEKPAEKEKSSPIKPTSPAAKENKDFLKSEEINNKQQQKKSPTEVQKVKKDSPAEAHTPNGTEPLKAKVANGCNNLGIITDHSPEPSFINPLSALQSIMNTHLGKVSKPVSPSLDPLAMLYKISNSMLDKPIYPTTPVKQADAIDRYYYENSDQPIDLTKSKTKPLVSSVADSVSSPLRESALMDISDMVKNLTGRLTPKSSTPSTVSEKSDADGSSFEEALDELSPVHKRKGRQSNWNPQHLLILQAQFASSLRETPEGKYIMSDLGPQERVHISKFTGLSMTTISHWLANVKYQLRRTGGTKFLKNLDTGHPVFFCNDCASQFRTASTYISHLETHLGFSLKDLSKLPLNQIQEQQNVSKVLTNKTLGSLGIAEEDLGSTFQCKLCNRTFASKHAVKLHLSKTHGKSPEDHLIYVTELEKQ; this is encoded by the coding sequence cATATGTTCCTGAGGAGGAATTGAAGGCAGCGGAAATAGATGAAGACAGAGTGGAGGATGACGGGCTATCTCTGGACATCCAGGAGAGTGAGTATTTGTGCAATGAAGAAACAGAGATCAAAGAGGCTCAAAGCTACCAGAACTCCCCAGTCAGCACTGCAACTAATCAAGATGCAGGCTATGGTTCACCGTTTAGTGAAAACAGTGATCAGCTGGCCCATTTCAAAAGCACTTCCTCTCAAGAGGAGAAAGAGGATCATCAGTGCACAGACAATGCTTCCTATCCACAGGACAGCTTGGCACAAATAAAAGCTGTGTATGCAAATTTACTCTCAGAGTCTTGCTGGTCTAGTTTAGCTTTGGACTTAAAGAAATCCAGTCCAACTACCAGCAACAATGAAATCAGCCAGAATGAAAACACCACCAATTGCAATGCTAATACCAACACCCATAGTACCAGTACCAACACCAGTACTAGTACAAGTAACTGTAATACTAGTAACAGTAACAGTGGTGGTTCAGGTTATGACTGGCACCAAGCTGCATTAGCTAAAACTTTGCAGCAGACTTCTTCATATGGACTTCTCCCAGAGCCTAGTCTGTTCAGTACAGTTCAGCTTTACCGGCAAAACAATAAACTCtatgggtctgtgttcaccggtGCTAGTAAATTTCGATGCAAAGACTGCAGTGCAGCCTATGACACACTGGTGGAGCTAACAGTGCATATGAATGAAACTGGACATTACCGTGATGACAACAGAGATAAAGAATCTGAAAAGACCAAACGGTGGTCAAAGCCTAGAAAACGTTCACTTATGGAAATGGAAGGCAAAGAGGATGCTCAAAAAGTGCTGAAATGCATGTACTGTGGGCATTCATTTGAATCTTTGCAAGACCTTAGTGTCCATATGATAAAAACAAAGCATTACCAGAAAGTGCCTCTGAAGGAACCAGTACCAGCCATCACTAAACTGGTCCCTTCTACCAAAAAGCGAGCACTTCAGGACTTAGCTTCACCTTGTTCACCTGAGCCACCAGGGATCACTGCAGATGGTGCATTGAGTGAGTCTGCAAAGGATCAGAAAACTGCCAATCCCTATGTGACTCCAAACAATCGCTATGGCTATCAAAATGGTGCTAGCTACACTTGGCAGTTTGAGGCCCGTAAAGCCCAGATACTGAAATGCATGGAATGTGGCAGTTCTCATGACACGTTGCAGCAACTTACTGCTCATATGATGGTCACTGGTCATTTTTTGAAGGTGACCAACTCCGCCTCgaaaaaaggaaaacaactaGTGTTGGACCCTGTGGTGGAGGAAAAGATACAGTCCATACCTCTGCCACCCACCACCCATACGAGACTACCAGCCTCCAACATTAAAAAACATCCTGATTCTCCAGCTGGGTCTACAAACTCTGAGGAGAAGAAGGACCCAGAAAAGGAAAAGGTTGTTGTTACTGAAACAGACAAAAAGATAAAGGAGGAGAGTGAGGACTCTACGGAAAAATTTGAGCCAACAACTTTATATCAGTACCTCAGAGAGGAGGATTTGGATGACAGTCCTAAAGGTGGAATAGACATATTGAAATCCCTTGAGAATACAGTAACAACAGCTATCAGCAAGGCTCAGAATGGAGCACCTTCCTGGGGAGGATACCCCAGCATTCATGCAGCTTACCAGCTACCGGGAACAGTAAAGTCCCTACAACCCACAGTGCAGAGTGTTCAAATGCAGCCATCCTATGCCAGTAGTGTGAAATCACTGTCGTCGGAACACAGTGCACTCGTCCATTCTCCAGGTAGTCTCACACCCCCACCTCACAAGAGTAATGTGTCTGCGATGGAGGAGCTGGTGGAGAAGGTTACAGGTAAAATCAATGTAAAGAGGGAAGAAAAACctgcagagaaagagaagagTTCTCCCATTAAACCAACATCACCTGCTGCTAAAGAAAACAAAGACTTTCTAAAATCAGAGGAAATAAacaacaaacagcagcagaaaaagagtcccactgaagttcagAAGGTCAAAAAGGACAGTCCAGCTGAAGCTCATACTCCAAATGGTACAGAGCCACTCAAAGCAAAAGTTGCAAATGGCTGTAATAATTTAGGAATCATCACAGATCATTCGCCTGAGCCATCTTTCATTAATCCATTGAGTGCTTTACAGTCCATTATGAATACCCACCTAGGCAAAGTTTCTAAGCCTGTAAGCCCCTCTTTGGACCCTTTGGCCATGTTGTACAAAATTAGCAACAGTATGTTGGACAAACCTATTTACCCGACCACTCCGGTCAAGCAGGCTGATGCCATTGACCGGTACTACTATGAAAACAGTGATCAGCCCATTGATTTAACCAAGTCCAAAACCAAACCTCTTGTTTCCAGTGTGGCTGACTCTGTCTCTTCTCCTCTAAGGGAGAGCGCCCTAATGGATATTTCTGATATGGTGAAAAATCTCACGGGGCGTTTGACACCCAAGTCTTCTACTCCGTCTACTGTGTCAGAGAAGTCGGATGCTGATGGAAGCAGTTTTGAGGAAGCTCTGGATGAGCTGTCACCAGTACACAAGAGGAAAGGCAGGCAGTCCAACTGGAACCCTCAGCATCTTCTGATCCTTCAAGCACAGTTTGCTTCCAGCTTGAgggagacaccagaaggcaaatatattatgTCAGACCTCGGTCCACAGGAGCGGGTACACATCTCTAAGTTTACTGGTCTTTCCATGACCACAATTAGCCACTGGCTGGCCAATGTGAAGTATCAGTTAAGGAGGACAGGTGGAACTAAGTTTTTAAAGAACCTAGACACAGGACatcctgttttcttttgcaaTGATTGTGCCTCTCAATTCAGGACTGCTTCTACATATATAAGTCACTTAGAGACACATTTAGGGTTTAGTTTGAAGGATCTGTCAAAGTTGCCACTAAATCAGATTCAAGAACAGCAGAATGTTTCAAAAGTCCTCACGAACAAGACTTTGGGCTCACTTGGAATTGCTGAGGAGGACTTGGGCTCCACATTCCAGTGTAAGCTCTGTAACCGAACTTTTGCAAGCAAGCACGCAGTCAAACTGCACCTTAGTAAAACACACGGCAAGTCCCCAGAGGACCATCTGATCTATGTAACTGAGTTAGAAAAACAATAG
- the TSHZ1 gene encoding teashirt homolog 1 isoform X1 → MIYFSYRKETSISVLKGQHAFLSLAGPSLRHQRAYVPEEELKAAEIDEDRVEDDGLSLDIQESEYLCNEETEIKEAQSYQNSPVSTATNQDAGYGSPFSENSDQLAHFKSTSSQEEKEDHQCTDNASYPQDSLAQIKAVYANLLSESCWSSLALDLKKSSPTTSNNEISQNENTTNCNANTNTHSTSTNTSTSTSNCNTSNSNSGGSGYDWHQAALAKTLQQTSSYGLLPEPSLFSTVQLYRQNNKLYGSVFTGASKFRCKDCSAAYDTLVELTVHMNETGHYRDDNRDKESEKTKRWSKPRKRSLMEMEGKEDAQKVLKCMYCGHSFESLQDLSVHMIKTKHYQKVPLKEPVPAITKLVPSTKKRALQDLASPCSPEPPGITADGALSESAKDQKTANPYVTPNNRYGYQNGASYTWQFEARKAQILKCMECGSSHDTLQQLTAHMMVTGHFLKVTNSASKKGKQLVLDPVVEEKIQSIPLPPTTHTRLPASNIKKHPDSPAGSTNSEEKKDPEKEKVVVTETDKKIKEESEDSTEKFEPTTLYQYLREEDLDDSPKGGIDILKSLENTVTTAISKAQNGAPSWGGYPSIHAAYQLPGTVKSLQPTVQSVQMQPSYASSVKSLSSEHSALVHSPGSLTPPPHKSNVSAMEELVEKVTGKINVKREEKPAEKEKSSPIKPTSPAAKENKDFLKSEEINNKQQQKKSPTEVQKVKKDSPAEAHTPNGTEPLKAKVANGCNNLGIITDHSPEPSFINPLSALQSIMNTHLGKVSKPVSPSLDPLAMLYKISNSMLDKPIYPTTPVKQADAIDRYYYENSDQPIDLTKSKTKPLVSSVADSVSSPLRESALMDISDMVKNLTGRLTPKSSTPSTVSEKSDADGSSFEEALDELSPVHKRKGRQSNWNPQHLLILQAQFASSLRETPEGKYIMSDLGPQERVHISKFTGLSMTTISHWLANVKYQLRRTGGTKFLKNLDTGHPVFFCNDCASQFRTASTYISHLETHLGFSLKDLSKLPLNQIQEQQNVSKVLTNKTLGSLGIAEEDLGSTFQCKLCNRTFASKHAVKLHLSKTHGKSPEDHLIYVTELEKQ, encoded by the coding sequence cATATGTTCCTGAGGAGGAATTGAAGGCAGCGGAAATAGATGAAGACAGAGTGGAGGATGACGGGCTATCTCTGGACATCCAGGAGAGTGAGTATTTGTGCAATGAAGAAACAGAGATCAAAGAGGCTCAAAGCTACCAGAACTCCCCAGTCAGCACTGCAACTAATCAAGATGCAGGCTATGGTTCACCGTTTAGTGAAAACAGTGATCAGCTGGCCCATTTCAAAAGCACTTCCTCTCAAGAGGAGAAAGAGGATCATCAGTGCACAGACAATGCTTCCTATCCACAGGACAGCTTGGCACAAATAAAAGCTGTGTATGCAAATTTACTCTCAGAGTCTTGCTGGTCTAGTTTAGCTTTGGACTTAAAGAAATCCAGTCCAACTACCAGCAACAATGAAATCAGCCAGAATGAAAACACCACCAATTGCAATGCTAATACCAACACCCATAGTACCAGTACCAACACCAGTACTAGTACAAGTAACTGTAATACTAGTAACAGTAACAGTGGTGGTTCAGGTTATGACTGGCACCAAGCTGCATTAGCTAAAACTTTGCAGCAGACTTCTTCATATGGACTTCTCCCAGAGCCTAGTCTGTTCAGTACAGTTCAGCTTTACCGGCAAAACAATAAACTCtatgggtctgtgttcaccggtGCTAGTAAATTTCGATGCAAAGACTGCAGTGCAGCCTATGACACACTGGTGGAGCTAACAGTGCATATGAATGAAACTGGACATTACCGTGATGACAACAGAGATAAAGAATCTGAAAAGACCAAACGGTGGTCAAAGCCTAGAAAACGTTCACTTATGGAAATGGAAGGCAAAGAGGATGCTCAAAAAGTGCTGAAATGCATGTACTGTGGGCATTCATTTGAATCTTTGCAAGACCTTAGTGTCCATATGATAAAAACAAAGCATTACCAGAAAGTGCCTCTGAAGGAACCAGTACCAGCCATCACTAAACTGGTCCCTTCTACCAAAAAGCGAGCACTTCAGGACTTAGCTTCACCTTGTTCACCTGAGCCACCAGGGATCACTGCAGATGGTGCATTGAGTGAGTCTGCAAAGGATCAGAAAACTGCCAATCCCTATGTGACTCCAAACAATCGCTATGGCTATCAAAATGGTGCTAGCTACACTTGGCAGTTTGAGGCCCGTAAAGCCCAGATACTGAAATGCATGGAATGTGGCAGTTCTCATGACACGTTGCAGCAACTTACTGCTCATATGATGGTCACTGGTCATTTTTTGAAGGTGACCAACTCCGCCTCgaaaaaaggaaaacaactaGTGTTGGACCCTGTGGTGGAGGAAAAGATACAGTCCATACCTCTGCCACCCACCACCCATACGAGACTACCAGCCTCCAACATTAAAAAACATCCTGATTCTCCAGCTGGGTCTACAAACTCTGAGGAGAAGAAGGACCCAGAAAAGGAAAAGGTTGTTGTTACTGAAACAGACAAAAAGATAAAGGAGGAGAGTGAGGACTCTACGGAAAAATTTGAGCCAACAACTTTATATCAGTACCTCAGAGAGGAGGATTTGGATGACAGTCCTAAAGGTGGAATAGACATATTGAAATCCCTTGAGAATACAGTAACAACAGCTATCAGCAAGGCTCAGAATGGAGCACCTTCCTGGGGAGGATACCCCAGCATTCATGCAGCTTACCAGCTACCGGGAACAGTAAAGTCCCTACAACCCACAGTGCAGAGTGTTCAAATGCAGCCATCCTATGCCAGTAGTGTGAAATCACTGTCGTCGGAACACAGTGCACTCGTCCATTCTCCAGGTAGTCTCACACCCCCACCTCACAAGAGTAATGTGTCTGCGATGGAGGAGCTGGTGGAGAAGGTTACAGGTAAAATCAATGTAAAGAGGGAAGAAAAACctgcagagaaagagaagagTTCTCCCATTAAACCAACATCACCTGCTGCTAAAGAAAACAAAGACTTTCTAAAATCAGAGGAAATAAacaacaaacagcagcagaaaaagagtcccactgaagttcagAAGGTCAAAAAGGACAGTCCAGCTGAAGCTCATACTCCAAATGGTACAGAGCCACTCAAAGCAAAAGTTGCAAATGGCTGTAATAATTTAGGAATCATCACAGATCATTCGCCTGAGCCATCTTTCATTAATCCATTGAGTGCTTTACAGTCCATTATGAATACCCACCTAGGCAAAGTTTCTAAGCCTGTAAGCCCCTCTTTGGACCCTTTGGCCATGTTGTACAAAATTAGCAACAGTATGTTGGACAAACCTATTTACCCGACCACTCCGGTCAAGCAGGCTGATGCCATTGACCGGTACTACTATGAAAACAGTGATCAGCCCATTGATTTAACCAAGTCCAAAACCAAACCTCTTGTTTCCAGTGTGGCTGACTCTGTCTCTTCTCCTCTAAGGGAGAGCGCCCTAATGGATATTTCTGATATGGTGAAAAATCTCACGGGGCGTTTGACACCCAAGTCTTCTACTCCGTCTACTGTGTCAGAGAAGTCGGATGCTGATGGAAGCAGTTTTGAGGAAGCTCTGGATGAGCTGTCACCAGTACACAAGAGGAAAGGCAGGCAGTCCAACTGGAACCCTCAGCATCTTCTGATCCTTCAAGCACAGTTTGCTTCCAGCTTGAgggagacaccagaaggcaaatatattatgTCAGACCTCGGTCCACAGGAGCGGGTACACATCTCTAAGTTTACTGGTCTTTCCATGACCACAATTAGCCACTGGCTGGCCAATGTGAAGTATCAGTTAAGGAGGACAGGTGGAACTAAGTTTTTAAAGAACCTAGACACAGGACatcctgttttcttttgcaaTGATTGTGCCTCTCAATTCAGGACTGCTTCTACATATATAAGTCACTTAGAGACACATTTAGGGTTTAGTTTGAAGGATCTGTCAAAGTTGCCACTAAATCAGATTCAAGAACAGCAGAATGTTTCAAAAGTCCTCACGAACAAGACTTTGGGCTCACTTGGAATTGCTGAGGAGGACTTGGGCTCCACATTCCAGTGTAAGCTCTGTAACCGAACTTTTGCAAGCAAGCACGCAGTCAAACTGCACCTTAGTAAAACACACGGCAAGTCCCCAGAGGACCATCTGATCTATGTAACTGAGTTAGAAAAACAATAG